GTTGCTGCCAATTGACCATTTTAAACAGCGCATCCTCAAAACGGGCCTCTCAAAATAAATACCGACGTACGTTTCTCGTTCACGGGTGAGGGCGGGACGCAACGTGAGATGGGAGCAGCTACTGTGATGCAGACCGTACCCATCTGCCATAGTGAAGAATGAGCTGAGCCGAAAGGCAAAGCTTTCCATATACCTGTCCGTCTACGTTCCTACCCTTACCTGTGGGTCATGACCTATGTCTGATGAGATAAGGTGAAAAGCTCGGTCATCtgggagggttagggttaattAATCCAATTTTAGTCACGATTTTGGCTCCAGACGATCTCCGTGAACGTgctcattttgtttcttgtgCCATATCATGTTGAAATGCGCATTGGTATGAGAATAAGATGAATTGAATCCTTGAATAAAAGGACGTCATAAGATAGCAAAAAAAgatctctctcacacacacacacacacacacacagacaggtaAAATAGCTGACACCACCGTGGCTTGAAATAGAGTACAGAGCCCTTTTCCAGATGCCACAACAAATCAGAGCTTTTGTTGTCATACTGCAAATGAGTTGTGCAGCTCCCTTTGCACTTTGTTTGCACTGATTGCTGTCTGCATGAGTAAACTTCAGAACCAGCATCTGTTTGTcatcacaaatacacacagtcTTCTCATTGTTGTTGGCTATGGTGCAGTAATAGTGCTGGGAGGGGTGAAAAACGTGCTCCTCCCTCCTTGCCTCCTTCTCTCTCACCACCGTCTTTTGTTGGGGTACACCACTCCTGTTGCGAGTGGGCTAGAAAATCTGCAGAGCTCTCCCACTCACGGCGGCAGCCACTTTTTCTCACTCTACTCCTCATCTCCTCAGTGTCCTCGCCTGTACTCTTTTCCTCAGGGTCCTTGTCTGTTACACGTCCACCGAGCAGGTCTTCAAGGTAAGAAACCCTCTCGTGCGCTTCACACATCAGCAGACACACTTTATTGGGATTATTTGACAAATTTTGTCATAGGGCACACCTCACACGCCTGAGGACCCGTTCCTACAagcagaaggagcagcacGTGAAAGAAAATATGTCCTATTTGCCTGGAGACACCTTGCACTAGGGATAAGGAGTGTTCGGTGTTCAAACACAAAGTGCAAGGTTTTCTGTAAGACTTTGTCATGAactgaacacacacaacaagTATATTTCAGCTTTGCGACTACTCCTAAAGGTCGCTTTTACTTGTTGGACTCCAGTAAAATGAGCCAGAGAGGCATTTATGTTCCTCAAGTATTGGCGGGTTCTACAAACAATGACGTCAAAGATAGGAACACTAAAGCACTGGAGGCTGGTAAAGCCATGAATCAATGACATCGTGTTACTACATGCTTTAAgggaactcttttttttctttttttcttcttcttcttctttctttcgctctctctctccccccacCCTGAGCAACACATCTCACGTTTATCCTATTAAGCATGACCGCattttcacacaataatattcTCTCACACTTCCTATACCTGTTCAAAGTGACACTCATcagaataaatgtatgaaaaagaaatcagcaTTAACAAAGATGTAATTATCttccaaatgtatttaattctGAAATATTTCCAACTGTACTATATCACGCTAAAGGATTAGATCATCCAGCGATGAATTTTCTGAAATTATAAGCAATATATAGTAGGCCTGTACAAATTTGAGTGATATCTTTTCAAACTACGCAAGAGCCAAAATATTGGAGAAGGAAACAAACGCAGTGTGTAGAAAATCTATCTATACAATGACAAGAAACGTAATAATATCAACAACCACCACCCAATGTTAAATGACTCTGTGATTGTGTCAAACCAACCTGAGCCTTATTGTAAAGGTAGATTTTTTGGATCCATTTCGTGTATTGGATATCATTCTCATGGCCAGTGAAGCCACGAGTCAATGAGATCATGTTACTACATGCTTCTAAAGTGAACTCCTTTTTTCTGTTCCGAGCAGCACGGCTCACTGTTATCCTCTTAAGCGTAACCGCATTTAACAATTTCAACAAAGAAATCAGCTCACACTTACAATACCTGTTCAAACACCCATCAGACAAAatgcaggaaaaacaaatcagccTTTACAAAGGTAATAGTTTGAGTCAAACTCAATCCCAATCACCATGACTTTGGAAGTGAGAACCACGCAATGTTCTTTTGTGCCAACAGGAAATGGCTTCAAAGCGAAAAGTGGGCTACAAGTGTCGCATAGCCACagttctcttcctcctcctggcGAGCATCGCCGGGCTCATAACTGTTGCCGTCATCCAGAGCAATTGGAGGTCCAAAGAGTATGGCACAGAGGTGGGTGTTAgcaaacaagcacacacacacacacacacacacacacacacacacacacacacacacacacacacacacacacacacacacacacacacacacacacacacacaaacaaagttGGATGTAAAGTCCCAATCAtcgtcgtcacacacacacatctgggtgtggtgaaatttgtcctctgcattgaacccatccccgtgtgatttggatccatcccctgtgggagaggggagcagtgagcagcagcagcggtgccgccgccacgctcgggaatcatttggtgatctaaccccccaattccaacccttcatgctgagtgccaagcagggaggcaatgggtcccatttttatagtctttggtatgacccggccagggtttgaacccacaaccttacagtctcagggcggacactctaccactaggcaaCTGAGTTGTAACATGCGCTAACAAAGTATTAGCACAAATTAGTCATTACATTCTTGTGCTATTATTACTTTGAGAACATTAAAAGCGGGCGGCTCTGAAGGCATTATGTATTTCATTGGTTCTCCAAAATGAATggctaaaatataaaataccgacttttttcattttcctgatCAAACATACATCAACTGGGCTGTTGAAAagtaacacgcacacacattttctgttACTGCAGTACGGCATAGTGATTGACTCGGGATCGTCTCGCTCCAACATCTATTTGTACGAGTGGCCGGGGGCGAAGGAAAATGAAACGGGAGTGGTGACGGAGAAATTGAACTGTAACGTACATGGTGAGTCCAAAGTCGTGTAGAGATGAATCACGTACGGAGTTTTGTTCAAGTTTGCCTTTGatgttgctgtgtgtgtgtgtgtgtgtgtgtgtgcgcgcgcgcgcgcgcgcgtgtgtgtgtgtgtgtgtgcgcgcgcgcgcgcgcatgtgtgtgtgtgtgcgcgcgcgtgtgtgtgtgtgtgtgtgtgtgtgcgcgcgcgcgcgtgcgtgcgtgcgtgcgtgcgtgcatttTGAAAGACTTTGGAACTTATATGTAAACTTGTACTTGCAGGTGTTCCAATCTCTGATTTTAAAATTGACCCGAAGAAAGATGCAGAAACATGGGAAGGCTTCAAAGCTTGCATGAAAAATGTCTCTGCAGCCATTCCTGttaaaaagcacaaaacaacCCCTCTGTTCTTGGGAGCTACTGCTGGAATGAGATTGTTACTGTAAGTAAGCAAGGGAGCATTTTACGGGACCTTTTTAGCATTCTCTCAGCAGACACGTACATGCGCCACCGGATTAGAGGGCCACAGCACTACTATTACATGTGCAGTAAGCAGTAAGTGGGGATTTTTCACGGCGCAGCACCAAGGAGCCCCCCCACCAGTTGCTCAAactctttctttgttttgggaAACATGGTGGACAGAAGGCAGACAGAGCAGAGACGATGAGAAGACGAGTCGGACAGGATTAGGAACAAACGCGTCAGAGGGACAGCTTAGGTGAGACGGATTGGAGACAAAGTCAGAGAGGCGAGATTGAGATGCTTTGGACGTGTATATTGGAAGAAGCAAGGAGCCAGGAGGCCAAGAGGAAGTTTATGGATGTGGGGAGGAAGGACATGCAGGTGCTTGGTGTGACAAAGGAAGAATAAGCGGACAGAATGAGATTGAAACAATTGATCTGCTGCGACGACCCCCAACGGGAACAGCCCAAAGAGGAATACATTTGTGAGTGTGCCaggcgtgtgtgtgccttTTGCAGTTTTGTCTCGCATCACAACGTCCCAATTTGCCAGCGTTGTTTCACTAATGAGCCTCTTCCGATTCCATGTGTGGAGCAGAAGTTTGTCATTtcccaaaaatgtttcatctaaacaattttttttaaaaaagagcgAGAGATTTAGCGGTCGCACTAGTGAATGCAAATTTTATTCACGCTGTCTATTATTTTAGGTCAAAATGTGACCATTGAGGGGCATTCTGGAGCCTTGTCAATTGAATGTGATCTTTGGCAATCGTcgtaaaaagccagcaaacgACAACAAAGCGTTCACCTTAAATATCTTTCCTTAAATATCTACGAATCAGTATATATCAGATTTCATCCGAAAATCCAAATTGAGCATTATGACCTTACGGTGTGAACGCATGTATCCAGTAGGGAGCTAGAAATGTGTATTGAACGTCCACAGAGCAGCATTTAGCGCACTTTGTGCACACGTTCCGCAGGAATGAAATGTAATCAAATGGAAATCCGTGTGCCACTTTTCAACTCCAAAAGTACAAGCAGTATCTACACGTCTGGACCGCAGATTGTGTGTGCAGTAATCAGCAAATTTGTCAAATTGGCTTTGCTCCCCATTTACGCAAGTAATGTGTTTACATCAAGGAAAGTGCTCATAATTGTGTTTCTGGACCTGATTCAAATACAAATCCGTTTAATGTTGCGTTTCATATCGCTGGCGTCAGGCGGAAACTTCCTGTCATCGTTTAGTTGATTTTGCTCccaaaatattctcaaactaTTGGTCTGTTCACGTGTGGGTAATATTTGTACAAAGTATTTTGCAATCTGATGAACAAACATGACATTATAGGGGTCTTGTAAAAAGTGAACATTTCGGTGCTACAAGGATTCCTTCCACCTGATGCCAGCATTCATCCATTCCTGGTAGACTCTTTGGTTTGAATAACGTAGCTAGTTACTACCACATTTTCTATGCACATAATTTTGTTACGTTTGCCACCATTTGATGACTTTTTCTGTGCTTTGTCGTAAGAGAGAAGGATGTGAAGCGGGCTAGCGAAGTCCTGGATAATCTGAAAGTATATCTCCAATCTCTGCCCTTTGACTTCCAAAATGCATCGGTCATTACTGGTCAGGAGGAAGGACTGTATGGGTGGATTACTGTCAACTATTTGATGGGGAACTTTCTGGAGGTAAAACAAATCAAGCATGACCAATGTGGCCAGCGTACGATCTGCAACGGGGCAGAGACATTGACTGAAATTGTTGGACGATGCCACCGCCGCGCCTATACCGACgtgctttattttgtgtttgcagaaaAACCCATGGAACACCTATTTTCGTCCACAGACGTCAAAGACTGTGGGCTCAATGGATCTGGGTGGCGCGTCGACACAAATCGCCTTTGCGGTTAACGAAGCGCTGATCGGCCCGGACTACATGCACGTCAAGTTGTACGGCTACCCTTACAATGTCTATACTCACAGTTTCCTCTGCTATGGCAAGAATGAAGCCGAGAAGATGGTTTTGGACAAAGTCATTCAGGTACAGCGGCAGAGTGCAAGAGTCTGCTGTTTCTCACTCAaagaatacacacacacacacacacacacacacacacacacacacacacacacacacacacacacacatcctctCATCAGCCTGGTTACCTTGAATTGCTTTCGAACCCTTTCGTTGACCTCTTCTTCTTTCCCTTCACACCGCAGGAATCGTCGGACCCTGCCTACATTAACAATCCCTGCTACCCCACTGGCGTGAATGTAACCTTGCAGGCCTCGCTCATTTATGACTCCGAGTGCACAAAGAAACGAAAAAATTACAATTCAGATCGACAATACATTATGGTGGGATCTGGCGCCTCGGAGCAATGTGAGAGGGTAATAAAATCCATATTTGATTTCACCAATTGTTCCTCGGCTCACTGTTCCTTCAACGGGGTCGAGCAGCCGCCTGTCACTGGGGAATTTATGGTAAGACAGAGtcaacgcacgcacgcatgcacaaacacacacgcacacgcacgcgcacaagCACGAAGacataacacaaaataactATGTCGGTGTTGTTTCTTTCCTCTGGGCCTTCAAGGCATATGCGGGCTATTTCTATGTCGCTAGAGCCTTGTTGATGAACACAACAACGGACACCATCAGACCATCAGAGTATGATGAATTCAACAACGCAATTATCCAGTTATGTGACACACCTTGGAGTGAGGTAACTAACAGCTTTACTGTCACAGACGAACCAAATGGGGCCGAATGAGACCcgcttctgtctgtctgttacGAAGTTCAAATCGTTCCGCTCATCTTGTCGTTTGTATTTTCAcagtttgaagtgaacagtgGTAGGAATGTGCATATCAATTTGGTGGCAATGAGAATGTAACAAATGTGACAGAGATGTCAACAAAAAGAATACCACCATCCATCCGATGCATCTTAAGTCCATAACAGAGGTTTTTATCGACACATTATTTCTCGGTCGGAATACAAATTGTGTGAATTCAGGGCCGGTCTACGCGACGGATAAGTTCAAATGTTAAAGAACCcgattgaaagaaaaacatttgtcaacTCGGATATGCCACATTTTTCATCccaatccaaaaaaataaccaaTTCAAATTTCTTCTCTTTCCCATTTTAGCTGAAGATGCAAAAGAAATGGGTCAATCCCAATTACCTTCGCACCTATTGCTTTGCAAGTCATTACATCTTCACTCTGCTGACCAACGGCTACAAATTTGACTCCAACACGTGGAAAGACATTGACTTTCGAAAACAGGTGAGTTCAActaatcaaaaaaaaaaaaaagcgtccCAATGGGTATATTTTATTCAACGTTCACTGTGTGCGCGTCGACGTACACAGAAGGATGGATGTCAAGCAAGTCGATGAGATAAGGCCTTGCGCCGTTAGCGGTTCCAGACGCATTGTACGACTCCTTTGAAAGATGACGTGCGAATGATCTGCAATGAAAAAGTAGAAAGGCAGCCGTTGTTTGGCATCCGGATGCCTGAAGGATCTGGCGCTTTTTTGAGGCTGCCTCAAATGATGGGGATTCCTCATGTGTGATACAAAGTACTAGACACGGCCCTTTTTATGGGGCACGGCAGCTCGCACACAAGCAATGTTCCTCAACAGCTGGCTGGCAATGTTCCCGACTAACAAGAGGCTCTGTATGCTGTTCATTGCCTTTGGGTGTCTGGGAGGCTTTCTGGCAATACTGCCAAACACTTGAAATCATGACAGCAATTGGAACGGAGATGTGGCTTTTCTGACTCATCTATGAGCTACAACACTGCAACTTCTTGACAGGCTTTCTTTCAGGAAGAGTTCTATGACATGATTAACAAGCAGTACatagtatttatatattttgggAAATCTTCCTTTCAGGTGAAGAACACCAATGTAGGTTGGAGTTTGGGCTACATGCTCAGTCGCTCCAATATGATCCCGTCTGAGCTGAATGAAGTCCTACCGTTGACTGATCCTGTCTTTGCCGCtcttatctttttattttcagctcTGACCATTATTACTGTCATCTTGATTTTCATCATTCTTATTCGCACATGCTACTAAGTAGGCCCAGGCATGTCTTAAAATTTGGCAACAGTTTGTTATCCTAAAATGAATTTCAATACAGAGTATTGTTAACATGGAGTTGTAAAGGACAGACGATAAAAGTACGAGTACTATAAGAaaaccgtgtgtgtgcgcgtgtgcgtggtggtgggggggggggtgcgtgGGTGCGGGGGGGCGTGGGTGCGGGGGCGTGTGGGCGAGtccttaaaaaaatttttcTCTCACAAAGACTACATGTTCCATGAAGTTTGTTTTAACTCTGCAAAATTACATCTGcattgaaattttatttaGGTTGAGTCAATCAAAGAGGTATCTGAATATTTGGTTGGGCGTGTCAGTGCAGTGCAGATGAGTCTCTTGTATTCAGCAATGGGATATCAGTGTACATTTCACCTTTGCATGTTCAGATATTACAATACtgtcttttcaaatgaacGTGATATTACAaacatgtttgaaaatgttcaaaatcaTGTCTGAGGCGCaagcataaataaaaataattataattaaaaacataataaaatacCAATTTTCCATTGTAGTTATCACTGCATCAGACAAAATTATGCATGCTTCTAATGTGATGCATTGAGTTTGACATTTGTCAAAAGctttatgtttgaaaaagtatataataaatatatcttGCAATTGTGCGCATTGTGGCTGTGAAATCGCCAACGCTAGTAACTTTTCTATTCCCCAAACCATTCAAAAATTGCTCATGATGCATACAttgccctctagtggttgTAAAAGATGCAGCACTTTCTCAGGACCACACCGCTGTTTCCAAGAAGATCCTGAAGGAGAACATCCGGCCATCCTTCTGTGCACTCAAACTCAAGCATCCCTGGATCGTGGTGCAGGACAACAATCTGACACACACCAAACTCATCTCAGGaccgctaaaaaaaaaaatatatatatatatatatatctagcAAGATTTTGCAGTGTCCATGTCAAAGTCCAAATTCAAATCCAAATGAGAACATGCTACAAAACCGTCCAGGGCAGAGCAGGAACGCGGCGCGTCACACTCGCAAGTTTTCCTCCACTTTCGGGTCCGTGCTCTGTGTGCCGCCCTGGTGATTGCTGTCAAATGCGAGCACAGAACGTCAAGCGTGGTTGTGTATACTTGActtgcaaaatgtacagtctGAGAAGGAAACGcactaaacaaaaacaatcaactcCGCTTTTGGTCCGGACCAAATAAGCGGACTAAAATACTTTTCTGGTCTAAATAAACCCTGAGATAAGATATCCTTAATAACATAACAATAAAAGTAATATTAAGGTATATACATACAGACAagggagaaaacaaataagCGCAGGAACCGGCGTCGAACCGGCATCTTCATGTACAGGACGTTCTAACTGGTGCGCCATTATGTCGACCCGACACACTACAAGTTCACAAATTAAAACGGTGGTTGCAATATGACGTCATTTCCACGTCGCAGTCGTGCCGCGTAAATGACGTAAATGGGCGGAACTTCCGCCGAGATTCatcaaatctttatttttactaGGTCTGAGGAagtattctaatattttgagataggatatttgagttttctgaagctgtatgccataatcagcaatattaaaataatcaacggcttgcaatatttcagttgatttttaatgaatcaaaaatgtatgaaatttttgttttttaaattgtattatagaaaatatagaactttatcacaattttcaaattttctgagacagtcctgtacatACAGACaagggagaaaagaaagagtGCTGAACCGGGTGTCGAACCCGCATCATCAGGCTTTAGAGGTGCatatgctaaccagtgcgccattATGTCAACGTACAGGTACAGTAAGTCTACTAAACAAAACAGCGGTCGCTATATGACGTCTGCCACGTCGCAGTCATGTGACGCGGAAATGACACCAATGGACGGAACTTCCGCCAAAATTCAAATCCGTAGGCGTGGCTTTCAACAGGAAACCGGCATTGGCGGCGAACGAGACAGCGGATAGTAACACGACGACTAAcaagagaaatatttttattttctgcttgcaACTGGACCGTCTAGAGCGTACACGGTAAATA
This DNA window, taken from Syngnathus acus chromosome 16, fSynAcu1.2, whole genome shotgun sequence, encodes the following:
- the entpd3 gene encoding ectonucleoside triphosphate diphosphohydrolase 3 codes for the protein MASKRKVGYKCRIATVLFLLLASIAGLITVAVIQSNWRSKEYGTEYGIVIDSGSSRSNIYLYEWPGAKENETGVVTEKLNCNVHGVPISDFKIDPKKDAETWEGFKACMKNVSAAIPVKKHKTTPLFLGATAGMRLLLEKDVKRASEVLDNLKVYLQSLPFDFQNASVITGQEEGLYGWITVNYLMGNFLEKNPWNTYFRPQTSKTVGSMDLGGASTQIAFAVNEALIGPDYMHVKLYGYPYNVYTHSFLCYGKNEAEKMVLDKVIQESSDPAYINNPCYPTGVNVTLQASLIYDSECTKKRKNYNSDRQYIMVGSGASEQCERVIKSIFDFTNCSSAHCSFNGVEQPPVTGEFMAYAGYFYVARALLMNTTTDTIRPSEYDEFNNAIIQLCDTPWSELKMQKKWVNPNYLRTYCFASHYIFTLLTNGYKFDSNTWKDIDFRKQVKNTNVGWSLGYMLSRSNMIPSELNEVLPLTDPVFAALIFLFSALTIITVILIFIILIRTCY